From the Yoonia rosea genome, the window AACAGGTTCAATCGTGGTGCCGGTGTTCAATGCAGTCATCGCGCGCGCGATCACATCGACCTTCGGCAAGCCGATGTCGGCCTCGCGAAACAGCGTTTGGCGGTGCAGGTTGGACAGACTTATGACATCTTCATCCGCAATTCGGATATGGCCCACACCTGCGCCGACGAGGTATTGCATCACAGGGGCGGCCAACCCTCCGGCACCGATCACAAGGACAGATGCCCCCGCCAAGTGATCCTGCGCGGCTGTTCCCAGCACCGCAGTTTGACGCGCATAGCGGCTCATCCGCAAACCTCGAGCCATTCTCTGGCGCGACCCTCTGGATCGTCGTGCAGCGTGATGTCCGTAACGGCCGAGACAACGTCCGCCCCGGCCTCAAATGCCCCCTGTGCACGGTCCGTCCTCATCCCGCCAATGGCGACAAGAGGGATATTACCTACACGGTCTTTCCACACGCGCAGCTTTTCAACGCCCTGCTGATGCCATTTCATCTTTTTCAGGATGGTCGGATAGATTGGACCGAGGGCGACATAGTCAGGTTTCAACGCCAACGCGCGCGCCAGTTCCGCCTGGTCATGGGTCGAGACACCAAGCTTGAGACCGGCAGAACGGATCGCGGCCACATCCGCCTCATCAAGGTCCTCTTGGCCCAGATGGACCCAGTCGCAACCCAGCTCGATTGCAAGTTGCCAGTGATCATTGACCACCAGCAATGCACCGTGGGCACGACACAAATCACGGCCTGCGCTCAGTTGAGCGCGCAGCACCTCTTGTGGCTGGTCCTTGATGCGCAGTTGCACCAGCTTTACCCCTAACGGCAGCATGCGGGGCAGCCATGCCACATCGTCAAAAATGGGGTAAAAACGCGGGAGCGTCATAGCATGGCCTTTCCAAAGACGGGCGTGGAGGGGGTCGCCATATCGCGGGGGTCCATAGGATCGGCGCCGGCGGCCAACGCGCCCGCCTCTACCGCTAGAGCAAACGCATGGGCCATCGCGGCAGGGTCGCCCGCCTTTGCAACGGCGGTGTTCAATAAGACCGCGTCATAGCCCAGCTCCATCGCCTGGGACGCATGCGACGGCAGCCCCAGCCCCGCATCAACGACCAGAGGAATGTCCGGAAAATGCGCACGCAGGCTGCGCAAACCGTAGATATTGTTCAGCCCCAGTCCTGTGCCGATGGGTGCCCCCCATGGCATCAGAACCTTGCAGCCAACTTCAACCAGCCGCTCGCACAGCACCAGATCTTCGGTGCAATAGGGAAAAACCTCGAACCCGTCCTCAGTCAGTTGCGCCGCCGCTTCGACCAGACCGAAAGGATCAGGTTGCAGCGTATCGGCGTGGCCAATGACCTCAAGCTTGATCCAGTTGGTGTCAAACAGCTCGCGGGCCATCTGGGCCGTGGTCACGGCTTCGCGCACCGAATAACAGCTTGCCGTGTTGGGAAGCACGGCGACCCCGAGGTCGCGGATCAACGTCCAGAAATCCTGCCCTGCTTCATCGCCGCCTGCCTCGCGCCGCACAGAGACCGTGGCAATCCCCGCGCCCGAACGGCGAAACGCCTCCGCCAGAATCGCAGGCGAAGGGTATTGTGCGGTGCCCAACATCAGCCGGGATAGGACTTCGGTTCCGTAAAACGTAGGCATTCTATCCTCCTTGTCGGGGAGCAACGACTTCGACGCGATCCCCTTCATGCAAGACGTGGTCTGCGCGCTGATGTTTTGGGACAAACACCTCGTTGACCGAAGTGGCCACTTTCGCCTCGCTTTTTCCAAGCTCACCAAGCAGCGCCGCTAGCGTGGGCGCACGGGTCTCTTGCGCCTCACCGTTCACGATGATCTTCATACCAAACCTCCGGTATCTTGCCGTCCAGCACCAGATCCGCCGTCATTTGCGCCAATGCAGGTGCGAGCAGAAAACCGTGCCGAAACAAGCCATTTACGTAAATTGTATCCCCGATCCGCCGAATGCGCGGTTGGTTGTCTGGAAAGGCCGGGCGTGCATCAACGCCAATTTCCAGCAATTCCGCCTCGCCAAAAGCGGGGTGCAGGGCATAGGCGGCATTCATCAATTCCATGACAGACCGCAGCGTCGCGCGCCCGCGTTCGCCTGCTTCGATCTGGGTGGCACCCAGCATGAAAATACCATCACCGCGCGGCACGATATACAGTGGGAACCGCGGATGAAGCAGCCGGACGGGGCGTGAAAGTGTCACGTCAGGGCAGCGCACCACAAGCATCTCGCCTTTCACGCCGCGCAAATCCGTGAGCGTGTCGCGCGCAGCAAGGCCCCGACAATCAATCACCTGACCATTGATATCCGCGTCAAAACGCACGCCCCTTTCTCTGAGCCGGGCATGCAGAGAGGTCAGCGTCGCGCGCGGATCAAGATGCCCCTCATCTGCCAAAAACAGTGCCTTGGAATAGCGGTCTGCCAGATGCGGCTCGTGGTCAGCGATCTGCGTTCTGGACAGCGGTGTTGCCCTCGGCGCACGGCGTGCAAAGGTTGCCAGATCGCTTTGATCGCGATGCAGCGCGACAACAAGTGTGCCTTCGTGATGCACTGCCCCGCCTTGGTGTTCCCACCACTTTGCAGCTTTGCGGCCTTGGCGTACGATCTCGGGCTCTGCACTTACCCCTTCGCAATCGGGCGCAAGCATGCCGCCGGCCCACCAAGAGCAGGCATGATCGCCAGGCGCGCCTTTGGGATCAATAACCGTGACCTGCGCTGCGCGTGACGACAGTTCTGCCGCCATGGCAAGGCCGCACACGCCGCCGCCCAGAATGGTAAAGGGGCCGCTCATGTCCAAAGCGCGTGAAAGTGATGAATTGGCCCATGACCATGCCCGACGTGCAATTCATCGGCATGCAAAATCGCTTTATGTAGCCAAGCGTGCGCACGCGAGACCGCATCGCTCAACCCCATACCCTGCGCCAAGCCCGCGGCGATGGCCGAGGAATAGGAACATCCTGTGCCGTGGGTGTTGCGGGTGTTGACACGAGGGGCCGAAAACGCCTGCGTGCCTGTTTGTGAGACGAGATGGTCGGTGCAGGTCTCTCCGTCTGCATGCCCGCCCTTCATCAAAACTGCACCGACACCAAGGTCCAGAAGGGCGTTCGCCTGCGCCTGCGTGCTGTCCTCGCCGACCAGCTTTACTGCTTCAGGCAGGTTGGGTGTCAGCAGGGTCGCGCGTGCGAAAAGTGAGGATTTCAACGCATCTATCGCGCTATCTGCCAGCAGCGTATCACCTGATTTGGCAACCATTACGGGATCAAGCACAACCGGCCCGTCATAGCCCGCCAGCGCATCCGCCACCGCAGCAATCAACGATGGTGTCCCCAGCATCCCGATCTTGACCACGTCAATATGGATATCATCCAGAACGGTTTTGATTTGTGCGACAACGACGTCATCGGGGATCGGATGAATGGCGGTCACAGCTTTGGTGTTTTGTGCGGTGACCGCAGTCACAACAGAGGCGCCATAAACACCCATTGCCGAAAAGGCCTTGAGATCAGCCTGAATACCAGCCCCGCCACCAGAGTCGGATCCGGCAATCGTTAACGCCCTCGCTGCCATGTCGTCGTCCCTTGGCTCAGGGGTCAGGATGGCAGAGAGCGTAGCCCAAAACGGATGCATCGTTCGCAAGCTGTTCCCTCCGCCGGTCCTAACCGGTTCAGGTTCAATGGGTTTGCAGCATGTGCATCTCAGCCCGGATAGGGGCACCCCAACAGATATGGCTTTGACGGTACCTTGATCGCTCAGACGCGTCAAATGGATAAATGATCTCAGGAAGCCTGTTTGGAAGGTTCACGACCATGGGATTCGAAAAGGTAACAGGGCGCGACTATGTGTTTTCTACAACGCGACACCAAACGGCGGCTGATTGCTGATATGAATGACCGCTTGTCGTGCTCTCCCGCAACGCAGATCTGCTGGCTCATGCCGTAATTCTCAGGGCTGCGCGCGCGCAGACCTAAGCGAGTACCTCCAACACTGCGCCAAGCGCGTACCGTCGTAATCGCAAACGGAGACTGCGGGCCAGAATGAGCCAGTTTTGTGCTCACGTTCGCGTTTCTGCCGGAAATCGCTCGCAGGAAGGGCCCAGAAGCACGCCAAAAAACGGCTGCAAGCACGCGGGACTACAAATCAGAGGAAAGGCTGGCTGGGATGGTAGGATTCGAACCTACGGTACACTGTACCAAAAACAGTTGCCTTACCACTTGGCTACATCCCATCAGCGTGGGGCTAGATACTGCGAAGGCGGGATTGGTTCAAGCCCCGTTTGCAAAGAAATGTGCTATTCTTTCAGGCTGTCCTGACGCAGCAAATCTTCGGTGATTTCTTCTTGCCTTTCAGCGTCCACAATCCGGTCCAATGCGGCGTCTTCGCTGGCCTCGACAGTTTCCACTTGCGTGCTTTCCTGAAGCTCTTGTGGGAGCGCTTTGGTCTCTCTCGTCAGTTGAATGGCTTGCGTCGCATCGGGAATCACAATGCCGGCGGCTTGTATGGCAAGCTTTACCTGCCGCAGCGCTTCACCTTTGGCACGCACGATGGATGTCTCGTTCTGGTCAACCCAGCCAGTCACCACGAGCTCGACACCTGACGCGTGCAACGCCTCGATCCAGGTTTGTGCGGCGGGCTCGGCCAGAATGAATGGAAGATCCTGCACCGTCTGTTCCACCATCGCACGCGCCGCTTGCAGGTCGGTATCGCGTTCAACGATGATCGAGAACATGAACCGACGCTCGGCGTTCTGGGTATAATTGATGATCCGGCTTTTGAAGACAGACGAATTCGGAATGCGGATGTGGTTGCCGTCAAAGGACAAAAGAATCGTCGCGCGGCTGGTCAGGCGGATGACCTTGCCGGTATCGCCATTGATCTCGACCGTGTCATTGGGGCGGAAGGGTTGGCGGAATGACAACATAACCGAGGCGATAAAGTTTTCCACCGTGTCACGCACCGCAAAGCCCAATGCCAGACCGATGATCCCAGCAGCCCCCAGAATCGTACTTAGCAGTGCTGTGGCATTGAGGATATCGAGTGCGATGACGATGCCGAAGATCACAAAAGCGATCCGCAAAAGCTGGCGGTAAATCTCGGCGATAAAGGTATTCGGCGCGAGCCGTTCCCACGGTTGGCGCATCCGCGCCAGTGCAAAGCCAAAAAACACCACAAGCGCAAAGACCGCGGCAGCGATCAGCGCGAGCGGCATAAAGGTAATAAACTGGTCCAGACGCGCCCTGAACCGGTCGATTGCGGGGTTCAGCCTGTCGCCGATATCGGTTGTTTCGGTCACTTGGTTACGTACCGCAACGACACCCGCAACACGCGCGGCCAGCGGATCAAGAGCAACCGCCTCAACGGTCGAGGTGGTTGTGCCGCGCAGTGTCACCACACCTTCGCTGACCGTGACGGTCACGTCTTCATAGTTTCCCAATTCGCCAAGGATTTCGCGGATGCGCTGGGCGATGGCCGCGTCCTGCTGGGCAGAGGTCTCGGTGGCAATCGTACCGCTGGCCTCTTGCGCCGCAGCAGGGAGCGCCACAGCAAAAAACAGGACGAAAAGGAGGAAGAGGCGCATGTGATTATTCCGACTAACAATGTGCTCTTATAGCAAGGAAAATCGCCCTGTCACACGCGCAGAGGGTCCGCCTTGGCCAGCGCGTCAAACGCCATCAGGCTTTTGATCACGCTGTCCATTTGATCCAGCGGGATCATGTTTGGTCCATCCGACGGGGCATTGTCAGGGTCCTCGTGCGTTTCGATAAAGACCGCGGCGATCCCCAGAGACACTGCGGCCCGCGCCATCACAGGGGCAAATTCACGTTGGCCGCCGGATGATCCGCCCATGCCACCAGGCTGTTGGACCGAATGGGTCGCATCCATCACAACCGGATAGCCGGTGCGCGCCATGATCGGCAAAGACCGCATATCCGCCACCAGCGTGTTGTAACCAAACGAAGACCCGCGCTCGGTCAACAGGATGCGTTTGTTGCCTGTGCTTTCGATCTTCGAGACGACATTGGGCATATCCCAAGGTGCGAGGAACTGACCCTTCTTGATGTTGATCACCGCACCGGTTTCGCCTGCAGCCAGCAAGAGATCAGTCTGGCGGCACAGGAATGCCGGTATCTGCATCACGTCGCATACCGCGGCAACCGTCGCGCATTGCTCGGGGCTGTGGATGTCGGTCAGAACAGGGCAGCCGATGCTGTCCTTGACAGACTGCATGACCTTCAGGCCTTCATCCATGCCAAGGCCGCGCTTGCCGCTCAGCGAGGTGCGGTTGGCTTTGTCGTAGGAGCCTTTGAAGATAAATTGCGCACCATGGGCGGCACAGATTTCGGCCATCTTTCCTGCGATCATCTGCGCGTGGTCGGTGTTTTCCAGCTGACAGGGGCCGGCAATCACCAATAGCGGGTTATCATTGCTGACCGAAAGGTCACCGATAGTTACGTTATGCATCAAGAACTGACCTGTTCGCGGAGGATCGAAGCGGTAATCGAGATCATCAGGTAGATGCCTGAAAAGATCAAAAACGCCAGGATCGTGTTTTCAAAAGCACGTGGATAGCTGGCCTGATCGGGAATGACCGGCCGCACGCTTTGCGACAGATATCGGACCTGACGGTTCGCTTCAATGCGGGCCGTTTCCATTTGTGTGAGTGCCTGCTGCACCATGGCCGTCTGGAACGCATAGTTTTCTTCAGCGGTGCGCAATTCTGTATTCCGTGCCGCCAAGGAGACCTCTTCGCCAGAGCCGCCGACAAGCTGGTCGCGCAAATCAGCGATCAGATTATCAATATTGGCGATCTGGTCACGCAAGGACTGTACTTGCACTTCACTTGGCCGGTCCACGTTCAGGCGCGATTGCAGGACGAGTTCAAGACGCTGTTTTTCGCTCTCAAGTGAGCTGATTTGCCCCATACGGGCCGTACTCTCGCTTTGCGGGTCGATCTGGCGCACGTCCTCTTGGATCGCGAGCCATGTGGCAAGCGCTTCCGCGCGGCGCTGTTCGGCCTCTTCATAGCTTTGCAGCGCACCGCGCATCTGGTCTTCGCGCAGTCGCCCGGTCAGCTGATCGACCTGTTCTTCGGCGTAACCGATCAGCGCTTGCGAAAACTCATAGCTTTTGACCGGATCAGCGGCGATCACTTCCATGCGGATCAAACCCTCGGTGGGGTCGTAGCTGATCTTCACATGGTTGCTGTAAAGACCAAACGCCTCTTCATTGGTGGCGTTCTCTTCTAGCCGTTGGATGGAATCGATCGACGGGTCCGAAAAGTGTTCCTTGAACCCGAAATCGGCATCCAGCCGCAGCATCGCTTCGCGCGATGCCAAATAGGATTGCACCGCAATACTGTCCTGTTGCGTGGCCATCGACGTGCCCTGAAACAACGTCGCAAGTCCCGTCGGTCCGCCGTTCTGTGGTTGTGCCTGCTGGATGACGATCTCTGAATTCGTGGCATACATGGGAGTCGCGATATTGTAGAAATACCAACCGACAAGGAATGTCGGCAGAAACACAAAGAACGAAAGCCGCGTGAACAAAAGCGCAAGCTTGCGCTTGCGGCGGCGCGCAATATCGCGCTGGATTTGCAGGATTTCGGACGCGTTGCGGTTCATGGCGGCAGCGCTCGCGGTGGAAGGCAGGGAAACGCCGTCCTGTTGGGCAGTGTCCGGCAACTGGATGCGTCCGCTGCGGCCCGGCACCTTGGCGCCATCGGGCTTCACCAGTTCAAGTATGGAACTGCGCTGAAACGGGTCGATCCCGGCCGCACGCAGTTGCCGGACCGCATCATAATCAGACGAGGCCTGAAATCCGTTTTTCACGGCAACGCGCCGCGCCATCCTTAACTGCCGCCCGGTCAGACCTTCTTTGCTGATCGCGGCAATCTGTTCGGCTTGCGAAGGGGTCTTCGCTTCTTCGGCTGCTGTGACGCCCGGCTCTTCGCCTTGTGCATCATCCGTCTTGCGCCGGATCCGGAATTTTTTAACCCTGGGTTTGGTAGTCATAAAGCACGCGCGCCTCTTCCAAGGAGTCAAACATATGCAGTTGCCCGTTTTTGAGCACAGCTGCGGATTTACAAAGCCGTTCCAATGTGGCCGGCTGGTGCGAAACAATAATCACTGTCGCTTTTTCCAATCTTTGCCGCAGGATTTCACCTGCTTTGCGGTTGAATTCCGCATCGGTCGCACCGGGCATCCCTTCGTCGATCAGGTAGATATCAAAGTCCAGCGCCAAAAGCAGCGCAAAAGAGAAACGTTGCTTCATACCTGATGAATAAGTGCCGAGCGGCATGTCAAAATACTCTTCCAGACCGCAAAGCCAACGACAGAATGCTTCGACATAATCCGGATCCAGACCGTAGAGGCGGGCAATGAAGCGGCTGTTTTCCACAGCCGACAGGGTGCTGTCCGTGCCCCCCATAAAACCCAAGGGAAACGAGATCCGGCAACCGCGGCGGATTGTGCCTTCGTCGGGTTTTTCAAGGCCGGACATCATGTTGATCAGGGTTGTCTTGCCGGTTCCGTTGGGCGCGAGAATCCCCAAAGAATTGCCCAGCTCCACGCGGAAAGAGGCGCGATCAAGGATGACCTTGCGCTGCGTCCCTGTCCAAAAGGATTTGCTCACTTCTGCAAATTCAAGCATGTCGTTCCCGCTCTTGCCCGCTGACCGGTGCATATTTTTCATACAGGCAAGATATTAACATGCCTATGCCATTTTCCATACAGCGACTTTATGGCATCAATACAGCGACAATTGCGTGAGCGGTATGCGCACCGCATGATTAGGCCGAGAGCGTACCTTGAGAAGTCTCCAGCACGAAATTTCTGCATGCCGCCTTTGCGCGGATCGTTTTGCGCAAACGAAGACGCGGCACAGCCCGCGCCCCGTCGTCTGGTTTCAGAGCAGCCCCCGTATTCTGATTGCAGGGCAGGCACCCGGATTGCGTGTGCATGAAGCGGGCCGACCGTTTGCCGATCGTTCGGGTGACCGTTTGCGCGATTGGTTGGGCGTGGACAGTGCAAGTTTCTATGACCGTGAAAGGGTTGCGATCGTCCCGATGGCCTTTTGCTTTCCCGGATATGACGCAAAAGGCGCAGATCTGCCGCCACCTGCCATCTGCGGAGCCACATGGCACGATCGTGTGATGGCAGCCCTCGGCAATGTGCCGCTGACGATCCTTGTGGGTGGCTACGCGCATCGCTGGCACCTTGGCCCGCAGAAATCGGTCACTGCGACGGTGGCAGGATGGCGCGGCCTTGCGCCGCGTGTCTTCCCCTTGCCACATCCGTCGTGGCGCAATACCGCTTGGCTCAAGAAAAACGCGTGGTTTGAAACGGACCTGCTGCCGTCATTACGCAAAGCTGTGAAAGATGAATTGCAATGACCGACCTTGATCTGGCCCATGCCGCAATGGAAGCGGCCCCCGACGATGACACCGTGCGCCTGCGGTTTTACGAACGCCTAGCCGATACCGAACTGTTCATGCTGCTGGGGGCCGAGGCGGAAGGTGACCAGATCACGCCCGAGCTTTTCGACATCGAAGACCAGCGTTTCGCGCTTGTTTTCGACCGCGAAGAGCGGCTGTCGCAATTTGTGGGGCGTGCCGCACCCTATGCGGGCATCCCGGGCCGTGCCTTGGCGCAGATGTTGGCAGGGCAGGGGATCGGGCTGGCGCTCAACCTCGAAGTTGCGCCTTCTGCCATGCTGATCCCCGCCGAGGCCATTGATTGGCTGGTGCAAACCCTGTCACACGGGCCCGACGAGACCGAGGCCCGCCTGACCGAAGTGTCGGCCCCCAAAGGCCTGCCCGAGGCGGTCGTTACCGGGCTTGATCGCAAGCTGGCCATTGCCGCAGGGCTGGCGCGTTTCGCCTATCTTGCCGCGGCCACCTACGAAGACGGTGCGCGCGGCCATGTTCTGGCCTTCGTCGATGCGCTGGAAGGGGCGGAAAAGGCGCTGGCCTCCGCCGCAAGCGAGGCGCTGACCTTCTCGGGCATTGAGGCAGGCATGATGGATGTCCTCTTTGTGCGCGCCGCCGATCCGCTGGCCGCACATCTGGCACGCGTCGGATTGCGCTTTGATTTGCCCGTGCTGGAAGCACCGCAAACTCCGGGCAGCGCACCGGGGATGGACCCCGCGAAACCGCCGAAACTGCGCTAGTAGCCGCGCGCGCGATCCACCAGATAGTGAAACGGCTGGCCCGCTTCGCCGCGCACGATGTTGTCTACGATCACTTGGGCTGCGGTCTCGGGGCGTGTGGTGGATGCGATATGCGGCGTCACCGTCACCTGCGGGTGCGCCCAAAACGCATGCTCCGCCGGCAGCGGTTCAATGCGGAACACATCCAGCGTTGCATGGGCAACCTGGCCCGCATCCAAAGCGGCCAGAAGTGCTGCATCATCAATCAGCGGCCCACGGCCCGGGTTGATGACGAAACCGCCCTTCGCCATCAGCGCCAGGGTCTCGGCGTTCAGAATATTCGTCGTTTCCGGCGTTTGCGGCAGCAAAAGCACGACAATCTGCGCGTCGGTCAGCGCCTCGCGCAGCCCGTCATCGCCGTGCAAGCAGCGCAGACCGGTAACATTCTTGGGATTGCGGCTCCACCCTGTCACCGGAAAGCCCAAAGCCGCAAGCGCCTGACCACAGGCCGCCCCCAAGGCACCGATCCCGAGGATCGTCACAGGGCGTTTGGCGGCCACAGGCGGAAAGCTGTCATCGCGCCACACACTGTCCTGCCCAAAGATATGGGTATCCATCCCCAGATGATGGCGCAGCGTATGCCCTGTCACCCATTCCACCATCCCCGCTGTCAGGCTCTCATCCACCAAACGGCAGAGCGGTTGGGTCAGGGTTTCGTTGTT encodes:
- a CDS encoding uracil-DNA glycosylase family protein, coding for MRSLQHEISACRLCADRFAQTKTRHSPRPVVWFQSSPRILIAGQAPGLRVHEAGRPFADRSGDRLRDWLGVDSASFYDRERVAIVPMAFCFPGYDAKGADLPPPAICGATWHDRVMAALGNVPLTILVGGYAHRWHLGPQKSVTATVAGWRGLAPRVFPLPHPSWRNTAWLKKNAWFETDLLPSLRKAVKDELQ
- the thiS gene encoding sulfur carrier protein ThiS; this encodes MKIIVNGEAQETRAPTLAALLGELGKSEAKVATSVNEVFVPKHQRADHVLHEGDRVEVVAPRQGG
- a CDS encoding 2-hydroxyacid dehydrogenase yields the protein MLNILFSAKPAAWDEYEAPLNVALTEAGLSANLSRTHAPQDVDYIIFAPNGPVTDFRPYAKTKAVMGLWAGVETIVNNETLTQPLCRLVDESLTAGMVEWVTGHTLRHHLGMDTHIFGQDSVWRDDSFPPVAAKRPVTILGIGALGAACGQALAALGFPVTGWSRNPKNVTGLRCLHGDDGLREALTDAQIVVLLLPQTPETTNILNAETLALMAKGGFVINPGRGPLIDDAALLAALDAGQVAHATLDVFRIEPLPAEHAFWAHPQVTVTPHIASTTRPETAAQVIVDNIVRGEAGQPFHYLVDRARGY
- a CDS encoding thiamine phosphate synthase; translation: MTLPRFYPIFDDVAWLPRMLPLGVKLVQLRIKDQPQEVLRAQLSAGRDLCRAHGALLVVNDHWQLAIELGCDWVHLGQEDLDEADVAAIRSAGLKLGVSTHDQAELARALALKPDYVALGPIYPTILKKMKWHQQGVEKLRVWKDRVGNIPLVAIGGMRTDRAQGAFEAGADVVSAVTDITLHDDPEGRAREWLEVCG
- a CDS encoding SseB family protein: MTDLDLAHAAMEAAPDDDTVRLRFYERLADTELFMLLGAEAEGDQITPELFDIEDQRFALVFDREERLSQFVGRAAPYAGIPGRALAQMLAGQGIGLALNLEVAPSAMLIPAEAIDWLVQTLSHGPDETEARLTEVSAPKGLPEAVVTGLDRKLAIAAGLARFAYLAAATYEDGARGHVLAFVDALEGAEKALASAASEALTFSGIEAGMMDVLFVRAADPLAAHLARVGLRFDLPVLEAPQTPGSAPGMDPAKPPKLR
- the kdsA gene encoding 3-deoxy-8-phosphooctulonate synthase → MHNVTIGDLSVSNDNPLLVIAGPCQLENTDHAQMIAGKMAEICAAHGAQFIFKGSYDKANRTSLSGKRGLGMDEGLKVMQSVKDSIGCPVLTDIHSPEQCATVAAVCDVMQIPAFLCRQTDLLLAAGETGAVINIKKGQFLAPWDMPNVVSKIESTGNKRILLTERGSSFGYNTLVADMRSLPIMARTGYPVVMDATHSVQQPGGMGGSSGGQREFAPVMARAAVSLGIAAVFIETHEDPDNAPSDGPNMIPLDQMDSVIKSLMAFDALAKADPLRV
- the thiD gene encoding bifunctional hydroxymethylpyrimidine kinase/phosphomethylpyrimidine kinase; translated protein: MAARALTIAGSDSGGGAGIQADLKAFSAMGVYGASVVTAVTAQNTKAVTAIHPIPDDVVVAQIKTVLDDIHIDVVKIGMLGTPSLIAAVADALAGYDGPVVLDPVMVAKSGDTLLADSAIDALKSSLFARATLLTPNLPEAVKLVGEDSTQAQANALLDLGVGAVLMKGGHADGETCTDHLVSQTGTQAFSAPRVNTRNTHGTGCSYSSAIAAGLAQGMGLSDAVSRAHAWLHKAILHADELHVGHGHGPIHHFHALWT
- a CDS encoding ABC transporter ATP-binding protein, which produces MLEFAEVSKSFWTGTQRKVILDRASFRVELGNSLGILAPNGTGKTTLINMMSGLEKPDEGTIRRGCRISFPLGFMGGTDSTLSAVENSRFIARLYGLDPDYVEAFCRWLCGLEEYFDMPLGTYSSGMKQRFSFALLLALDFDIYLIDEGMPGATDAEFNRKAGEILRQRLEKATVIIVSHQPATLERLCKSAAVLKNGQLHMFDSLEEARVLYDYQTQG
- a CDS encoding thiazole synthase codes for the protein MPTFYGTEVLSRLMLGTAQYPSPAILAEAFRRSGAGIATVSVRREAGGDEAGQDFWTLIRDLGVAVLPNTASCYSVREAVTTAQMARELFDTNWIKLEVIGHADTLQPDPFGLVEAAAQLTEDGFEVFPYCTEDLVLCERLVEVGCKVLMPWGAPIGTGLGLNNIYGLRSLRAHFPDIPLVVDAGLGLPSHASQAMELGYDAVLLNTAVAKAGDPAAMAHAFALAVEAGALAAGADPMDPRDMATPSTPVFGKAML
- a CDS encoding mechanosensitive ion channel family protein gives rise to the protein MRLFLLFVLFFAVALPAAAQEASGTIATETSAQQDAAIAQRIREILGELGNYEDVTVTVSEGVVTLRGTTTSTVEAVALDPLAARVAGVVAVRNQVTETTDIGDRLNPAIDRFRARLDQFITFMPLALIAAAVFALVVFFGFALARMRQPWERLAPNTFIAEIYRQLLRIAFVIFGIVIALDILNATALLSTILGAAGIIGLALGFAVRDTVENFIASVMLSFRQPFRPNDTVEINGDTGKVIRLTSRATILLSFDGNHIRIPNSSVFKSRIINYTQNAERRFMFSIIVERDTDLQAARAMVEQTVQDLPFILAEPAAQTWIEALHASGVELVVTGWVDQNETSIVRAKGEALRQVKLAIQAAGIVIPDATQAIQLTRETKALPQELQESTQVETVEASEDAALDRIVDAERQEEITEDLLRQDSLKE
- a CDS encoding capsule biosynthesis protein, whose product is MTTKPRVKKFRIRRKTDDAQGEEPGVTAAEEAKTPSQAEQIAAISKEGLTGRQLRMARRVAVKNGFQASSDYDAVRQLRAAGIDPFQRSSILELVKPDGAKVPGRSGRIQLPDTAQQDGVSLPSTASAAAMNRNASEILQIQRDIARRRKRKLALLFTRLSFFVFLPTFLVGWYFYNIATPMYATNSEIVIQQAQPQNGGPTGLATLFQGTSMATQQDSIAVQSYLASREAMLRLDADFGFKEHFSDPSIDSIQRLEENATNEEAFGLYSNHVKISYDPTEGLIRMEVIAADPVKSYEFSQALIGYAEEQVDQLTGRLREDQMRGALQSYEEAEQRRAEALATWLAIQEDVRQIDPQSESTARMGQISSLESEKQRLELVLQSRLNVDRPSEVQVQSLRDQIANIDNLIADLRDQLVGGSGEEVSLAARNTELRTAEENYAFQTAMVQQALTQMETARIEANRQVRYLSQSVRPVIPDQASYPRAFENTILAFLIFSGIYLMISITASILREQVSS
- a CDS encoding FAD-dependent oxidoreductase, encoding MSGPFTILGGGVCGLAMAAELSSRAAQVTVIDPKGAPGDHACSWWAGGMLAPDCEGVSAEPEIVRQGRKAAKWWEHQGGAVHHEGTLVVALHRDQSDLATFARRAPRATPLSRTQIADHEPHLADRYSKALFLADEGHLDPRATLTSLHARLRERGVRFDADINGQVIDCRGLAARDTLTDLRGVKGEMLVVRCPDVTLSRPVRLLHPRFPLYIVPRGDGIFMLGATQIEAGERGRATLRSVMELMNAAYALHPAFGEAELLEIGVDARPAFPDNQPRIRRIGDTIYVNGLFRHGFLLAPALAQMTADLVLDGKIPEVWYEDHRER